One Bradyrhizobium manausense DNA segment encodes these proteins:
- a CDS encoding Na+-dependent transporter: MPSVLQAAFALPLRGLTWLGSQGTRGVAAVVFIAAAVPPLGALLRPYITEAILVLLCISFMRVDLVALYGHLRRPALVASATAWTTIGVPLIVGLIAHASGLTDRAPGLSLALMLQSMASPMMASPALAALMGLDATLVLITLVTATAIVPFTASLFASLFLGGMLAISPLTLGLKLLGILATSLLAATLIRWGFGTDAIQRHKRPIDGFNIIILLIFASAIMGDVVSDLVAQPVFTISLAALSFAIYFTLLAVTTLLFRRIGYERALALGLMVSQRNLGLMLAATAGALPATTWLYFAMTQFPIHLSPYILTPIARRLTARAGTAAATAANSTT; encoded by the coding sequence ATGCCGTCTGTTCTCCAAGCCGCCTTCGCCCTCCCCCTCCGCGGCCTGACCTGGCTTGGCAGCCAGGGCACGCGCGGGGTCGCCGCCGTCGTGTTCATCGCGGCGGCCGTGCCGCCGCTCGGCGCGCTGCTGCGCCCCTACATTACCGAGGCGATCCTCGTCCTGCTCTGCATCTCCTTCATGCGGGTCGATCTGGTGGCGCTGTACGGCCATCTGCGCCGACCGGCGCTGGTGGCGTCAGCCACGGCCTGGACCACGATCGGTGTACCGCTGATCGTCGGACTGATCGCGCATGCGAGCGGCCTGACCGACCGGGCGCCCGGCCTGTCTCTCGCGCTCATGCTCCAGAGCATGGCCTCGCCGATGATGGCCTCTCCGGCGCTCGCCGCCCTGATGGGGCTCGACGCCACGCTGGTGCTGATCACGCTGGTGACCGCAACCGCGATCGTGCCCTTCACCGCCTCGCTGTTTGCAAGTCTCTTTCTCGGCGGCATGCTGGCCATCTCGCCGCTCACGCTCGGCCTGAAACTGCTCGGCATCCTCGCGACGTCGCTGCTGGCAGCGACGTTGATCCGCTGGGGCTTCGGCACTGACGCGATCCAGCGCCACAAGCGGCCGATCGACGGCTTCAACATCATCATCCTCTTGATCTTCGCGTCCGCGATCATGGGCGATGTCGTGAGCGATCTGGTGGCGCAGCCGGTCTTCACCATCAGCCTCGCGGCTCTGTCGTTCGCGATCTATTTCACGCTGCTCGCCGTCACGACCTTGCTGTTCCGCCGCATCGGCTACGAGCGCGCGCTGGCGCTCGGGCTGATGGTGTCACAGCGCAATCTCGGCCTGATGCTGGCGGCGACTGCCGGCGCGCTGCCGGCAACGACCTGGCTCTATTTCGCGATGACGCAGTTTCCGATCCACCTCTCGCCGTACATCCTGACGCCGATCGCGCGGCGGCTGACGGCAAGGGCCGGTACGGCCGCGGCGACGGCCGCAAACAGCACGACCTGA